The Huiozyma naganishii CBS 8797 chromosome 6, complete genome genome includes a window with the following:
- the TEX1 gene encoding Tex1p (similar to Saccharomyces cerevisiae TEX1 (YNL253W); ancestral locus Anc_1.107), whose product MTVQETSFLKRAVVTAALSNDLSASFIQDTLKKENIENVEDDRFLQVASSSKSRFGASGKSQNQVHLLNFHSSGSYAAYTRADGSLTVWFLGSKGDFHTNETRKKLVPNAAGSDRVVTAISWNPNEPAQFATCSNNNEICFWDADDDVSRIKKLLVGHAKVKVNRVLFSTGGKWILCVARTEFLYILDSLKDYKQVCSYKLPKELDSGDGITSICWSNSNDYFFTGWRSGKIVLFQIDALGQVSLRLNTNGHRNSVTSLKFDPLGRYLISGSSDGTFTIWDASNMVCKRSFNDIGASVVSIDVDHLGKIIAVCSGDDKLRFYDMNTGHLIELVNVNGLKSDIVFKFFPNKSWYIVSTGNDVLTVHQSKAPDELNYWQVARDSEYNAMHSRPERPNHATEFKSSSSRGAARARPGAPHTQGAIGKNKPRESLARPSRFNRDEYRDSEREAGRSRPFRSGRFTR is encoded by the coding sequence ATGACTGTACAAGAAACCTCTTTTCTAAAAAGAGCCGTGGTTACGGCCGCTTTATCCAACGATCTTTCCGCTTCTTTTATCCaggacactttgaagaaagaaaacatCGAAAATGTCGAGGATGACAGATTCCTCCAAGTAGCATCTTCCTCAAAATCCAGATTTGGGGCTTCTGGTAAATCCCAGAACCAAGTCCATCTACTGAATTTTCACAGTTCCGGGAGTTACGCAGCATATACTAGAGCAGACGGATCATTGACCGTTTGGTTTCTTGGAAGTAAAGGTGACTTCCACACGAATGAAACACGaaaaaaacttgttccAAATGCTGCTGGTTCAGACAGGGTAGTTACCGCTATATCGTGGAACCCCAATGAACCAGCTCAGTTTGCTACTTGCTCCAATAACAATGAAATCTGCTTCTGGGACGCCGATGACGATGTCAGTAGAATAAAAAAACTACTTGTGGGACATGCCAAGGTGAAGGTAAATAGAGTACTGTTCAGCACTGGCGGGAAGTGGATATTATGTGTTGCGAGAACAGAGTTTCTATACATACTCGATTCTTTAAAGGATTACAAGCAAGTGTGCAGCTATAAGTTGCCTAAGGAACTGGACTCTGGCGATGGGATAACGTCCATATGCTGGAGTAATTCTAATGACTACTTTTTCACTGGATGGAGAAGTGGTAAGATTGTACTCTTCCAAATTGATGCTCTCGGTCAAGTAAGCCTAAGGTTAAATACAAATGGTCACCGCAATTCAGTAACCTCCCTTAAATTTGATCCGCTTGGAAGATACCTCATCAGCGGAAGTTCAGATGGGACCTTCACTATATGGGATGCAAGTAATATGGTTTGTAAACGATCCTTCAATGATATCGGTGCCTCTGTTGTCTCTATCGACGTGGATCATTTGGGGAAGATTATTGCTGTTTGTTCTGGAGATGACAAATTGCGTTTCTATGATATGAATACTGGCCATCTGATTGAGTTGGTAAATGTAAATGGATTAAAATCTGACATTgtcttcaagtttttcccAAACAAATCATGGTACATCGTTTCAACTGGGAATGATGTATTGACTGTGCATCAATCCAAAGCTCCAGATGAGCTAAACTACTGGCAAGTTGCCCGGGACTCGGAGTACAACGCTATGCACTCTCGTCCCGAAAGGCCAAACCACGCTACAGAATTTaaatcctcctcctccagaGGAGCCGCTAGAGCACGGCCTGGGGCGCCTCACACACAGGGAGCAATTGGGAAAAACAAACCTCGAGAATCTCTGGCGAGACCTTCTAGATTTAACAGGGATGAATACAGGGATTCGGAAAGAGAAGCAGGTAGATCTCGACCTTTTAGATCAGGTAGATTTACCCGTTGA
- the MRPL17 gene encoding mitochondrial 54S ribosomal protein mL46 (similar to Saccharomyces cerevisiae MRPL17 (YNL252C); ancestral locus Anc_1.108), whose protein sequence is MSLASKSVAPALRVTMLLSRIPLISPQESTFEKQYRQYQAELEKRLMWTFPSYYYFKKGTLSEHKFLSAQKNPTVKQPGVWYPKGAPNLKHNRERSMKQEVTLPRQDSQDDSGIMRPIVLNPTETEDDKKGILTSLERKLRNSLYLVVKDNDKNPWRFPTFPTQDDKPLHLTAEEGLKQIGGESINIWSVSAKPVAVIEDAENKLCDFLVKSHIVAGQFSSTPSTEIEHKWLTKDELKTLFEESYYSKIEFLLN, encoded by the coding sequence ATGAGTCTGGCAAGCAAAAGCGTTGCACCTGCGCTACGGGTGACAATGCTTTTGTCCAGGATCCCACTGATAAGTCCACAAGAATCCACTTTTGAGAAGCAGTATCGACAGTACCAAGCGGAGTTGGAAAAAAGGCTGATGTGGACTTTCCCTTCTTATTACTACTTCAAAAAGGGTACATTGTCTGAACACAAGTTTCTCAGTGCACAGAAAAATCCCACAGTAAAACAGCCTGGTGTTTGGTATCCGAAAGGTGCCCCAAATCTGAAGCATAATAGAGAAAGATCAATGAAACAGGAAGTTACCTTACCTAGACAAGACTCCCAGGATGACAGCGGTATCATGAGACCAATTGTTTTGAATCCTACTGAGACGGAAGATGACAAGAAGGGGATTCTAACCAGTTTAGAAAGGAAACTGAGAAACTCTCTCTATCTGGTTGTCAAGGACAACGACAAAAACCCTTGGAGATTTCCAACGTTTCCAACCCAAGATGACAAGCCTCTCCATCTTACTGCGGAAGAGGGCTTGAAACAAATTGGTGGCGAGAGCATTAATATTTGGTCTGTATCAGCGAAACCGGTCGCTGTCATAGAAGATGCTGAGAATAAGTTGTGTGATTTTTTGGTAAAATCGCACATTGTAGCTGGACAGTTTAGCTCAACACCCAGTACTGAGATTGAGCACAAATGGCTCACAAAAGATGAGCTCAAGACACTTTTCGAAGAAAGTTATTATTCGAAGATTGAATTCTTATTGAACTAA
- the FOL1 gene encoding trifunctional dihydropteroate synthetase/dihydrohydroxymethylpterin pyrophosphokinase/dihydroneopterin aldolase FOL1 (similar to Saccharomyces cerevisiae FOL1 (YNL256W); ancestral locus Anc_1.104), protein MTSFEIKDRIHIKNLKLQTILGPDRWDQLNPQRCQVCVDIGTDFAMSSAMDDLKFSLNYATISKDVAQLVSNRKNWLTVGNLTRSIYSFLKNDSDYKSGVLDLTVSLQCQDVHLRTTDISCVIRDDLFDLWRIHNLELFCVLGVFTFERLQKQKISLDMDILWPRGSDNHKLLRSLIDKTAVYLENSNFKTVEALVESITQLVSQQINIPEENFSVQVKVTKLSAITDTDGVGVSCKRSGIEINCEDLVTTNESTTNDLTFNLPIENGSGTIFNGQWNKAYLAFGSNIGDRLNFITTAFSLLQANPKVRLVNSSSLFESEPMYFKDQQPFMNGCVEIETTLDPQALLAFCKKIEYEEIKRVKHFDNGPRSIDLDIIMYSNSDGEHVLVNDQNLVIPHPRMLERTFVLEPLCELIAPEMLHPITAEPITHYLSQIYEMDNDENNLWKLIPLPSLQNESHRFLKFKTVTKFDPVHTSVTHRRTVSPTYVMGIFNTTPDSFSDGGVFYQNSKEQILSNVKQMCADALELHDQVIIDIGGCSTRPNSAQPSLDEEIERTIEVIKAIRNCPDLNQEKVLISIDTYRSTVAEKAIETGADIINDISGASFDPRILDVVAANPYVAYVMSHIRGDINTMSKMTHYDTPKEFTTEGTDYIFNEICDTKATHFVRTIGREMSQTYQTALRKGVRRWQIIMDPGLGFAKKGTQNLDLIRQVPLLKNYSFVNSNTGGYTNLRNIPVLIGPSRKKFIGAITKEKVAADRDFATGSLVTACVGFDCDILRVHNIKNCAKSIKIADALYKDV, encoded by the coding sequence ATGACCTCGTTTGAAATAAAAGATAGGATTCACATCAAGAATCTGAAGCTACAGACCATATTGGGACCAGACCGCTGGGATCAATTGAACCCTCAGCGATGTCAGGTGTGTGTAGACATTGGTACGGATTTTGCGATGTCATCTGCCATGGATGATTTGaaattttctttgaattATGCGACTATTAGCAAGGACGTCGCTCAGCTGGTCAGCAACAGGAAGAATTGGCTGACTGTCGGTAATTTGACTCGATCGATATACAGCTTTCTGAAGAATGACTCCGATTACAAGAGCGGAGTTTTAGACCTCACTGTATCGTTACAATGCCAGGATGTCCATTTAAGAACCACTGATATATCTTGCGTGATCAGAGATGATCTGTTCGATCTATGGCGGATCCATAACTTGGAACTGTTTTGTGTTTTAGGTGTTTTCACTTTCGAAAGGTtgcagaagcagaaaatTTCCTTGGACATGGATATTTTGTGGCCCAGGGGAAGCGACAACCACAAGTTACTCAGATCTCTTATCGACAAAACAGCCGTTTACCTTGAAAattccaatttcaaaacggTGGAAGCGTTAGTGGAGTCAATAACTCAGTTGGTTAGCCAGCAGATCAATATTccagaagaaaattttAGCGTACAGGTGAAAGTAACTAAACTAAGCGCAATAACGGATACGGATGGCGTTGGTGTGAGTTGCAAAAGAAGTGGCATTGAGATAAATTGCGAAGACTTGGTCACTACAAATGAGAGTACTACGAATGACTTAACATTCAACCTCCCAATTGAGAACGGCTCCGGTACAATATTCAATGGCCAGTGGAATAAAGCATATTTGGCGTTCGGTTCAAACATAGGAGACAGGCTAAACTTTATCACAACTGCCTTCTCCCTACTACAAGCAAATCCGAAGGTAAGGCTTGTAAACTCTTCATCGTTATTTGAGAGCGAACCAATGTATTTCAAAGACCAACAGCCGTTCATGAACGGCTGCGTAGAGATAGAAACAACGTTAGACCCTCAAGCATTACTGgcattttgcaaaaaaatagagtacgaagagatcaaaaGAGTGAAGCATTTTGACAATGGGCCGCGCTCTATCGATCTGGATATTATAATGTACTCGAACAGCGACGGCGAGCATGTGCTAGTGAACGATCAGAACTTGGTTATTCCGCATCCGAGAATGTTGGAGAGGACATTTGTGTTGGAACCATTGTGCGAATTAATCGCACCTGAAATGTTGCATCCGATCACTGCTGAACCGATAACGCATTATCTGTCTCAAATCTATGAGATGGACAATGACGAGAATAACCTTTGGAAGCTGATTCCACTACCATCATTACAGAATGAATCGCATAGATTCCTAAAGTTCAAAACCGTCACGAAATTTGACCCCGTGCATACGAGTGTGACCCATCGGAGAACAGTATCACCCACGTATGTCATGGGTATTTTTAACACGACGCCTGACTCCTTTTCGGACGGAGGGgtcttttatcaaaatTCCAAAGAGCAGATCCTCTCCAATGTCAAACAGATGTGTGCAGATGCGCTGGAACTACACGACCAGGTGATTATTGACATTGGTGGGTGTTCTACAAGACCAAATTCAGCTCAGCCGTCACTAGATGAAGAAATCGAGCGGACAATTGAAGTTATTAAAGCTATCAGAAACTGCCCCGATTTGAACCAAGAAAAGGTTCTGATATCTATTGATACTTACAGATCCACTGTCGCGGAGAAAGCGATAGAAACTGGGGCGGATATCATCAATGATATATCTGGTGCGTCGTTTGATCCTAGGATTCTCGATGTTGTTGCAGCAAACCCATACGTTGCATACGTGATGTCACACATACGGGGCGATATCAATACTATGAGCAAGATGACACATTACGATACTCCGAAGGAGTTTACTACCGAGGGGACCGATTACATTTTCAACGAAATATGTGACACTAAGGCGACCCATTTCGTTAGAACTATAGGGCGTGAAATGTCCCAGACGTACCAAACCGCCTTGAGGAAAGGTGTCAGACGTTGGCAAATAATAATGGATCCCGGTTTGGGTTTTGCTAAAAAGGGCACCCAAAACCTTGATCTTATCAGACAGGTGCCGTTATTGAAGAACTACTCCTTcgtcaacagcaacacTGGGGGGTATACGAATCTGAGAAATATCCCAGTCCTGATTGGACCGTCGAGGAAGAAGTTCATTGGGGCCATTACTAAGGAAAAGGTAGCAGCCGATAGGGATTTTGCCACGGGCTCCCTCGTAACTGCATGTGTAGGATTTGACTGTGATATCTTGCGGGTACACAACATCAAAAACTGTGCCAAGAGCATAAAAATAGCAGATGCCCTTTATAAAGACGTATAA
- the GIS2 gene encoding mRNA-binding translational activator GIS2 (similar to Saccharomyces cerevisiae GIS2 (YNL255C); ancestral locus Anc_1.105) has protein sequence MSSKACFVCGKIGHLAEECDSDKLCYNCGQPGHVQSECTLPRTVEHKQCYNCGETGHVKSECSVQRCFNCNQTGHISKDCTEPRKPRAQAAGGRGMSCYKCGGPNHLARDCQQEDTKCYSCGNFGHISRDCPDGPGDKVCYNCNQSGHISRDCPETA, from the coding sequence ATGTCCTCTAAAGCTTGTTTTGTGTGTGGTAAGATCGGCCATTTGGCTGAGGAGTGTGACTCCGACAAACTGTGCTACAACTGTGGCCAGCCAGGTCACGTCCAGTCCGAGTGTACTCTGCCAAGAACCGTCGAGCACAAGCAGTGTTACAACTGTGGTGAGACCGGTCACGTCAAGAGTGAGTGTTCCGTCCAGCGTTGTTTCAACTGTAACCAGACAGGCCACATCTCCAAGGACTGTACCGAACCAAGAAAGCCAAGAGCACAGGCTGCTGGTGGCAGAGGTATGTCCTGTTACAAGTGCGGTGGTCCAAACCACTTGGCCAGAGACTGTCAACAGGAAGACACCAAATGTTACTCCTGTGGTAACTTCGGTCACATCTCCAGAGACTGCCCAGATGGCCCAGGTGACAAAGTTTGTTATAACTGTAACCAATCTGGTCACATCTCTAGAGACTGTCCAGAGACTGCTTAG
- the RTC4 gene encoding Rtc4p (similar to Saccharomyces cerevisiae YNL254C; ancestral locus Anc_1.106) has translation MRDGTDAGRGKLFSGKNEDFVYQNSVYKWKPDSKQALMKSGKKALPNNDGRSSKMTKRGRDKSFGDVPPVNIAELIHKRSHGTSSTRLTGDRGNSSVTPKTNKKYSIMSRSLDINLNETTPKTNKKYSIMSRSLDINLNETTPATNLDKTRNILSIINGEDDDELMELPSPKRPRQDKGHPADEIKKQLEEKFQLPPILYKQKMVRKIRPYMSVVEQILKGKVISPYYNDAKSVFQKSKRPFVTAEELSALDVHDFTAGFYGLKRQICIGNEILQKFGDQLSNHPSPTIKWWGVKDFATYVLAPEVLALLAIEELKQFSSVYSTVLVHAKKRPLTDFEWQELENARFAATEVFDATADYGLQVTDMSPLEQWEAAAPSNS, from the coding sequence ATGAGGGACGGAACCGATGCTGGTCGTGGTAAACTTTTCTCGGGTAAAAATGAGGACTTTGTCTACCAGAACAGCGTTTACAAGTGGAAACCTGATTCAAAGCAGGCGCTTATGAAAAGTGGTAAGAAAGCTCTTCCAAATAACGATGGCCGCTCTAGCAAGATGACGAAACGTGGCAGGGATAAAAGTTTTGGGGATGTACCTCCGGTCAATATCGCAGAATTGATTCACAAGAGATCACATGGCACAAGTAGTACTCGTTTGACAGGTGACAGAGGGAATTCAAGCGTGACGCCTAAgacgaacaagaaataTAGTATCATGTCTCGATCACTGGATATTAATCTGAATGAAACAACGCCTAAgacgaacaagaaataTAGTATCATGTCTCGATCACTGGATATTAATCTGAATGAAACAACGCCAGCGACAAATCTGGACAAAACACGCAATATCTTGTCCATAATCAACGGcgaagatgacgatgaacTGATGGAACTTCCGTCCCCCAAGAGACCGAGACAAGATAAAGGACACCCCGCCGATGAgataaagaaacaactggaggagaagttCCAGCTCCCGCCGATTTTGTACAAACAAAAGATGGTCAGAAAGATCCGGCCGTATATGAGTGTTGTGGAACAGATACTGAAGGGGAAAGTGATATCTCCGTACTACAACGACGCTAAATctgttttccaaaaatcaaagaggCCATTCGTAACCGCTGAAGAACTGTCCGCACTGGACGTACACGACTTCACCGCTGGATTCTACGGGTTGAAGCGGCAGATATGCATTGGGAATGAAATATTACAGAAGTTCGGCGACCAATTATCGAACCACCCGTCACCAACCATAAAATGGTGGGGGGTCAAGGACTTCGCCACTTACGTGCTCGCACCGGAAGTGCTTGCCCTACTAGCCATCGAAGAACTGAAACAGTTCTCGTCAGTGTACAGCACAGTGCTCGTACATGCGAAGAAAAGACCGTTGACAGACTTTGAATGgcaagaactggaaaacGCACGGTTTGCCGCTACAGAGGTATTTGATGCTACGGCTGATTACGGACTGCAAGTGACAGACATGTCTCCCCTGGAGCAGTGGGAAGCGGCCGCACCAAGTAACAGTTGA
- the SIP3 gene encoding Sip3p (similar to Saccharomyces cerevisiae YSP1 (YHR155W) and SIP3 (YNL257C); ancestral locus Anc_1.100), with translation MSVATMRKQLKLISVEFKEASMDSPSFRAHVNFFHTRIEMFEDRLQKTISFYDQKYKPSFEDFQRTKETLLTQLFPSPVMLSNGLVRNQTWTPNVIDRFNKDYKVFFDKIVKMVVSEDTDKSSQMLVDLMTDALEPYKSKRKTFEYFQTKYDNMLNTYQGTEISSTSVDPIGIMNDAKQLHEIRKNYLMASLELVEAISTVKLHLDKYLMDCMKALRKKSVYQFKETGYFIDLCPNIGVYFDDYMLWVKNTVEGHKILLGDMEHAKKQVYEYAVNASAPSTNINDYNLQSLHNFTSVAKHLSTPKTCPEKSGWLYMKTTVGKLSREVWVRRWCFLQNGVFGMFLLSPSKIYVEETDKFGVLIMNIRHNLEENRKYCFEIKIFNGNLSSTKIDKKEKVSTRDLPIVLQAESLKELKSWLDAFETTKKYVQQLDKNTLAYELPYKRFSPKFFEFASSTTTSVDQYITTFDKDTASLLETLNCSFSEYDVLTIGEDKIYEYQMEITPLSTKMTQLAILGNYFTKGSWFPNAILANVWGTTNWSQYSVFGQSLPKSSLELGRSHKAAINSENYPEFFTRELRIGDLQLKNTFFTIDQHLTRTHEEFLLFKFNSIWYPNPKQRFPSISYVTKDNIYCYMNTMGFVCLTRVDMTKVISVEIDKKEPRRLILYDIDNTQYKFDIFFTKRSIVATKLQILIENKASKDSKKLEELYNRLADVDAEYQEKMDAEQVEKEGENLKQLRGLTTNHLAHSFPHNGNLPVVSRNKDNPVATLFQDSRLLDAATFWNIGEATTLLNKKKDLQRDASVMYRHDYDIPSKGLMHILFGDLSTAFPRSFFLANTSSSQQLITFWNKREKDGDIILERSLTFPIDTAHYLLNSGKLTNNETKKELSIRQMIVKAIDNTYYEVEQDPVYIKLPFCHNMKITAKYIITQVYNPEEHVATKLQTSSSGSLLEVFYDLHFIDDETDDKVTELNYFERWLETWAMYFTNFEFLLIKKVIRYYLERIGNHGKVIRAMKICGLLGVSSQGNDTDKEIDEKERDDGILDRLERHTKEETKKDSTKTTLPCPPFVPKRNRQIVYSLSILLKILLKLVIYRLTNIILIIFKFQIGCMVGIRKYLRSLNRTVLLCLIGSVLLNTLLSGKTTMSYWAVKRAETSFKQFAKQSKLQDVATRRAIYTEDLEVLTQDLAVDPHNLAYQKFNDVSSKESNKFKESRTELAIRRNELLVELKILQNMEREIIHGDYRKFLLEETAKCARVRDHITETYEEWSELQLYCTSCMEELSRLEDLLL, from the coding sequence ATGTCTGTAGCAACGATGAGGAAACAGTTGAAGTTAATATCTGTCGAGTTCAAGGAGGCATCCATGGACTCTCCCTCGTTCAGAGCCCATGTGAATTTCTTCCACACTAGAATTGAGATGTTTGAGGACAGATTGCAAAAGACGATTAGCTTCTACGATCAGAAATACAAGCCATCCTTTGAGGACTTCCAAAGAACAAAGGAAACTTTGCTGACGCAATTGTTCCCATCACCGGTGATGTTATCCAATGGGCTGGTACGCAATCAAACGTGGACACCCAATGTTATAGATAGGTTCAACAAGGATTACAAAGTGTTCTTCGATAAAATCGTGAAGATGGTTGTCTCCGAGGACACTGACAAAAGCTCCCAGATGTTGGTGGACTTGATGACAGATGCTTTAGAACCTTATAAGAGCAAGAGAAAGACGTTTGAGTATTTCCAGACTAAATACGATAACATGTTGAATACGTACCAGGGGACTGAAATTTCGAGCACATCTGTCGACCCTATAGGCATAATGAACGATGCCAAACAACTGCACGAGATCAGAAAGAATTATCTGATGGCATCGTTGGAGCTCGTAGAAGCTATCTCCACGGTTAAACTACATTTGGACAAGTATTTGATGGATTGCATGAAAGCGTTGCGTAAGAAAAGTGTCTACCAATTCAAGGAAACTGGCTACTTTATTGACTTGTGTCCCAATATCGGTGTTTACTTTGATGATTACATGCTATGGGTGAAAAACACCGTTGAGGGTCATAAAATACTACTCGGTGATATGGAACATGCAAAGAAACAGGTATACGAATATGCTGTCAACGCATCAGCACCATCCACAAACATCAATGACTATAACTTACAATCGCTACACAATTTCACCTCAGTAGCAAAACATCTGTCCACACCTAAAACTTGCCCAGAGAAATCAGGGTGGCTATACATGAAAACAACCGTGGGGAAACTTTCAAGAGAAGTATGGGTGAGAAGATGGTGTTTCTTACAAAATGGTGTTTTCGGTATGTTCCTCCTATCCCCATCCAAAATCTACGTGGAGGAAACGGATAAATTTGGGGTGCTGATAATGAATATCAGGCACAACTTGGAAGAAAACAGAAAGTACTGTTTTGAGATTAAAATATTCAATGGCAATctatcttcaacaaaaattgataaaaaggaaaaggTATCAACAAGAGATCTCCCAATTGTGTTGCAGGCAGAGAGCttgaaagaattgaaaTCTTGGCTGGACGCGTTTGAAACTACAAAAAAGTATGTTCAGCAATTGGACAAAAACACTTTGGCCTACGAGCTACCGTATAAAAGGTTTTCGCcaaaattctttgaatttgcGTCGAGTACTACAACATCTGTGGATCAGTACATTACGACGTTTGATAAGGATACCGCTTCTTTGTTAGAAACTTTAAACTGCTCGTTTTCTGAATACGATGTATTAACAATTGGCGAAGACAAAATATACGAATACCAGATGGAAATAACACCTCTGTCAACGAAAATGACACAACTAGCAATATTGGGTAACTACTTCACTAAGGGAAGCTGGTTCCCCAACGCAATTCTAGCTAACGTATGGGGTACGACCAACTGGAGTCAATATTCCGTTTTCGGACAAAGCTTGCCCAAATCCTCACTAGAACTGGGCAGATCTCACAAAGCGGCCATCAATTCAGAGAACTATCCCGAATTTTTTACAAGGGAGCTCAGAATCGGAGACTTGCAACTTAAGAACACATTTTTCACTATTGATCAACATCTGACTAGGACACATGAAGAGTTTCtacttttcaaattcaactCAATCTGGTATCCAAACCCTAAGCAACGGTTTCCCTCGATATCATACGTAACAAAAGATAATATCTATTGCTACATGAATACAATGGGGTTTGTATGTCTTACAAGAGTGGATATGACGAAGGTCATTTCAGTGGAGATCGATAAGAAGGAGCCACGTAGGCTGATTCTTTATGATATCGATAACACCCAGTACaagtttgatattttctttaCAAAACGCTCGATCGTGGCTACAAAACTACAGATTCTCATTGAGAACAAGGCATCCAAGGATTCCAAAAAATTAGAGGAACTCTACAATCGTTTAGCTGATGTTGACGCAGAGTACCAAGAGAAAATGGATGCAGAACAGGTGGAAAAAGAGGGAGAGAATCTTAAACAGTTACGTGGACTGACCACCAATCATCTCGCCCATTCTTTCCCTCATAATGGCAATCTCCCAGTTGTAAGCAGAAATAAAGACAACCCAGTTGCTACACTCTTCCAGGATAGTCGACTTTTGGATGCGGCTACGTTTTGGAATATTGGTGAAGCTACCACGTTGTTgaataagaagaaggactTGCAAAGGGATGCATCGGTTATGTACCGTCACGACTATGATATTCCAAGTAAAGGTCTGATGCATATTTTATTCGGTGATTTGTCCACCGCTTTCCCCAGATCCTTTTTCCTGGCCAACACTTCCTCTAGCCAACAACTAATTACGTTTTGGAAtaaaagggaaaaagaCGGTGATATCATTCTGGAGAGGTCCTTAACTTTCCCAATAGATACGGCACATTACCTTTTGAACTCTGGTAAGTTGACCAACAATGAAACGAAAAAGGAGCTGTCGATAAGACAGATGATCGTAAAGGCAATTGATAACACTTACTACGAGGTGGAGCAGGACCCTGTTTATATCAAACTACCCTTCTGTCACAATATGAAAATAACAGCGAAGTACATTATAACGCAGGTGTACAATCCAGAGGAGCACGTTGCCACGAAACTACAAACGTCGAGTAGCGGGTCACTGTTGGAGGTTTTCTACGATTTGCATTTTATTGACGATGAAACAGACGACAAAGTGACCGAGTTGAATTATTTCGAAAGGTGGCTTGAGACTTGGGCCATGTATTTCACGAATTTCGAGTTCTTACTCATTAAAAAAGTGATTCGATACTATCTAGAGAGGATCGGTAACCACGGGAAGGTCATCAGGGCCATGAAGATATGTGGTTTGCTTGGAGTCTCTTCACAAGGCAACGACACGGATAAGGAAATAGATGAGAAAGAGCGGGATGATGGTATATTGGACCGCTTGGAGAGACATACGAAGGAggaaaccaaaaaagaCAGTACCAAGACTACCCTACCATGTCCACCTTTTGTCCCCAAACGCAACAGACAGATCGTCTATTCATTATCGATTCTGTTGAAAATTCTGCTGAAACTTGTGATCTACCGCCTGACTAATATAATACTaatcatcttcaagtttcAAATCGGTTGCATGGTTGGTATTCGGAAGTACCTGCGTTCTTTGAACCGAACCGTTTTACTATGTCTAATTGGTTCCGTTCTTTTGAACACGCTTCTAAGTGGGAAAACTACAATGTCCTACTGGGCTGTCAAGAGAGCGGAAACATCAttcaaacagtttgccAAGCAGAGCAAACTTCAAGATGTCGCAACACGGCGTGCCATCTACACTGAGGACCTCGAAGTATTGACGCAAGACCTCGCCGTGGATCCTCACAACTTGGCTTACCAGAAGTTCAACGACGTTTCCAGCAAGGAATCAAACAAGTTTAAGGAGTCCCGAACAGAGCTTGCAATCCGCCGCAACGAGTTGCTTGTCGAGCTTAAGATCCTGCAGAACATGGAGCGGGAGATCATCCACGGAGATTACAGAAAGTTCCTGCTAGAGGAAACAGCGAAATGCGCCCGAGTGAGAGACCACATCACCGAAACCTACGAGGAGTGGTCCGAACTGCAACTGTACTGCACAAGTTGCATGGAGGAACTGTCCAGACTAGAAGATCTCCTGCTGTAA